gggagtggggggagggggcaatatttgggaggaggggagggaaatgggaaacggggagcatgtggaaattttaattaaaaaagaattaaaaaaaaattaaaaaaaaataaataaaaacactatggGAACATTTGATAATTTCCAAAAAGGTTAATTAATATTCatactaaaatgtatatatttataaaatatttttcaatgtgTTACAATATAATAGTCAATTTTATCCAAAATATCTAAAGAATGTCAGTggaataaatacttttatttatagcTGACCTTTAATATTTGGGATTATAAAGCTAGCAAGCCTATGTAAGTCCAGCTATAATAGGTTTGTTAGTAATAATTAGCTGAGTAATAAACAATGCCAAGCAGATTGACTTAATCCTACAGGGAATTTTTGGTAGCACTGAGGGAGTTTTAGTTTTGAATTTAAAATAGTATTGAAGATGATAAGAGATAAATAGCCCCTACAAACTGCTTTTGTTAAAGGAAATTGACCTGAGAAGGACAGTTGTCACTGACACTCTTGCTGCTGAAGCTGGACTGTTTTCATGGAGATATAAGCTTCTTGGCATCTATGCCTGCAGCTGTTTTATAGGAGTCTGGTGAGTAAAACATTATTGTCATTTTAATAGTTCAACCCCTTCATTAGAAAACGTTTATCATAATGTATGAATATCTGCATAGAAATAATAACGTGGACACATCTTTTAAGGAAATTTTCTAGCAAAAGTGACAAACAATAGATATGAGAATCTAAATGAGATATTTTGCTATCTAGTTCACTTTCTCTAAGTCCCTGCTGACACCCAGCTATGTGCTTATACACCAAAGATTTGTGCTTAGTCGTATGACTTTGTAAGAGTTCATGTGATCAActattatgtttttcttctttttttgggggggggggtggttgagacaaggtttctctgtagctttggtgccggtcccggaactagctcttgtagaccaagctggcctcgaactcccggagatccgcctgcctctgccttccgagtattgggattaaaggcgtgcgtcaccaccgcccggctttatgtttttattcataataagtaaaattatcttttctgatttttacttTGGAGGTTGCCATAGTCAAGATGAATTCTGGTTCATGGAACCAGAAGGCTTGTGACTTCTTAAGGCACCCATGCCTGTTTCCTCACCTGTTGATGGATTCCTTGAGATCCTGGGAATATGAAGAAAGGAAGATTCCCCGCAGCAGCAGCATCTGTTTCATGctaaatttttagaaaatataaaataagggtTATCTTATGCTTTTTTGAGATGATAGTGAAACATTTAATAATATGACAAACATTACAATTTCTCTGCTATTGTGTTTCAGCATCCAACAAAACTAAGCAAATATTCTCTTTCCTATACCCAATAAAGATAGAGGTAAACTATTTCCAcagaacagtttttttctttctagttgaaataatgaaattaaaattaccCCGTGAACCTCTGTACAACACTtccattcttctatatgttttaTTGTCTTAAGACTATTCCttgttcattcttttaaaaagaactctacaccctttaaaaacataaaacaaattatttgagaATAATAGTTtcttaaaaacactgatgaggaCGTGGAACTCTGGGATAACTCTATAAAAATATTGATGGCTAAGctcaaaaaacaaatgcaaagtatATGCTGGTAAGAAACCCACTTGGCTGGCCTTGTCTTAATACTATGTCTTTCCCTATTCATTGGGAGTTTAGCCACCAAAATCTGATATTTATAAGTGATAAGCTTCAATTTTAGAACAATAATATAGTGATGCAAATACACAAACCACATTATGCCCAGAACTGTGCAtattatcacacagaaacataaCAATGTAGACCCAACTTGAATGCTCACCCTGCTGTATTCTAGGTTCTGACCCCTCTTCTCTAACTAATTACACTCCTAGGTACATGCCTTTCAGTGAAATTTTTTGCATTGCGTGTTATATTTGTGGTCATTATAAATTAGGTAGCTTAATGTTTTACCTACTTAATACTTTTTATACAAAGTTTTGAATATCTTGGGAGAGAATGTACATATTGGAGACATTGGTCATTCATTCTATTGTGATGTGTTTTATAatgttaaataacatttttaacttCACAATAACCCCCAAGGAAATTAAAGGTTCAAGAAACACCATGACATTGTTTAAGTCTCTTTAAAATCGTAGGCAATTTTCCAAAAAGgcatgtttaaattttatttcttagctCTTTCATCAGTATGTAAAaaagtgtgtacacatgtgtgtatatgtgttttatcttaaaataaaagttcTTGTAACATCATGGACTAATATGTGATTAATAGGCTCTTTGTTGCACACTAAAAATCATAACATTTTAATTCAGGTATCTTTAATCCTGTGAGAAAGTGAATTAATGCTTCTTTACATGTACTCTTCTGAAAACACAACATAAAAAGTTGTGTTCATAATCCATTGTTGCTTTATAGATGTATAATCAATAAGCAAATATGAACAGGATAGaaggaacaaaaatattttaaattactgtaGTATTACCTTACCTGTTTATGTCTTTGAAGTATGAACACACAAATATCAGtaataacaaaagcaaagtcCCTTTGCCTCTCATGTAAATACATTTGAAAGatacatatgaaaagaaaataggatGAAGCCATTTGGAAAGGCAAAGAAACatcagaagagggagagaaacatgAAAAAGTTAGTTGTTCAAAATCCACTGTAAATGTGAATGATAATGTCATTATTGAAATATTGAAAAAGAAGACATTTCAACtagagattgtttttaaaatattttagaacaaaGTATGTTTTGTATGTTTAATCACTCTAAATTTTGTATAGAATTTTCatattataaatgtaattaaattaaacaTAATCTATAAATATATTAAGTTAAACATAATTTTTAGTTATTAGGTCAATGTATATAAGGCCAAGTGGATCAATATTTATGGCTTCAGTTACTTTTCATATAATTGCATGATATAatctaggactggagagatgactcagctgttaagaatacTGGTTCCTCTTTCATAGGACCTGTTTCAATTTCAaacatccacatgacagctcacaatggtctgtaactctggtttcagGTTACCGGACATTCTCACACAAACATtcagtgcaggcaaaacaccaatgcacttaaatttaaaaaagtactcatcaaaattatttaaaaaatatttcctatttCAGGAGAGCTACAGAAGCAGACATAGTCCACTTTGTTCATATTTACTAAGGAGCATCTGACATGTGGGAATGTGGACTACAATATGACCCTATTCTCTTTGACAGTTGgccatatatatttgttttttgtctCATCTCTCTTTACAGTGAGCAACCTGAGCCGGTATGATGGAAGTGAACAGGACCCTGCTGACTGAGTTTGTCTTTAGAGGAATAACAGATCGTCCAGAGCTGCAAGTCCCTCTATTTCTGGTGTTCTTCTTCATCTATGTCATCACCATGGTGGGCAACCTTGGCTTAATCTTTCTCATCTGGAAAGACCCCCATCTTCACActcccatgtactttttccttgGAAACTTAGCCTTTGCAGATGCCTGCACTTCATCCTCTGTGACTCCAAAGATgcttatgaaattttcaaataagaatgACATGATATCAATGGGTGAGTGTTTTGCCcaattttacttcttttgtttcAGTGCAACCACAGAAATTTTCCTATTGGTTgcaatggcctatgaccgctatgtggccatatGCAATCCTCTGCACTATACAGTAGTGATGTCCAAAAGACTGTGCACTGTGTTAATAAGTGTGTCATATATAATTGGTTTCCTAAATCCTATAGTTCATGTGGGATTGTTATTCAGATTAACATTCTGTAGGTCTAATATTATTGATCATTTCTACTGTGAAATCATGCCAATCTATACAATTTCTTGTACAGATCCATCTCTTAATGCATTGgtggcttttatttttgcttcttccaTACAAATCAGCACCTCTGTGACCATCGTAGTCTCTTATGCCCGTGTCCTATTTGCTGTCCTGAACATGAAGTCTAAGAAGGGCAGAAAGAAAGCCTTCTTCACCTGCAGTGCCCacctgctctctgtctctttgttctATGGCACTCTCCTTTTTATGTATGTCAgtcctgggtctggatcaggcaAACACCAAGATAAAATGTATTCACTGTTCTACACAGTTGTGATTCCTCTGCTAAACCCCTTTATTTACAGTTTAAGAAACAAGGAAGTTTTAAGTGCTCTCAAAAGAGTCATGAAATGATCACTATCTTCCGAAATTTTCATGGTTTTaagtatgttttttttctcttctgcagTATTTCATACTATTTGATAGTGTGTtttgaaaataatagaaatattacCTATGACTAGATTATACATACATGCCTAATTATGGAATTATGGTTAAAATATTAAGTGAATGTTTTAAGAGATATTCCTGGTCAtttgttgttttatgtgtgtactACTTATTGTTCTAATCCATAGAAATCTTGTCTCTGATTTTTGCCTACTTTTGAAACTCTATTCCTCATATTGGGTTGTCTTTCCAAGAATAAATATGTAGTCCTCTGCCTTTTCTTACTATATCTTGTTTTGtcgtgttttattgtttttgtttactttctcttttctgaaagaaaactgaAGTAGAATGAATTTTAGAGAGAGGGGAGATAGGGGAAGTTGGGAGGGGtatgggaggggaaactgtagttggaATGTGTtgtataaaagatttttaaaaataataataataataaaagaaataaaaaagtaagaaagaatttCTTGTTTTTCAGTTACATACTTGCTTATATTCTTGATTctatagtatttaaaatattcttaaatcccttatttatataaaagacacacatacacagagggagagagagagagaaagatagattgAGAGAAAGACATCTGTCATGACTGTCTTACTGTCCCCAGGAGCCAGAGAAAGGTTCTGAATGGAGTTTGAGTTCTAGGCAGCTAGGGATGATTGAGTGAAGGTCTGAGAATAATTCTCTGATCGtctagaaaagcaacacatacttTGATAGCTGAGTCATTGCCCCACCCCTACTTCAATTTTAATCCATACTCACTACATATTTTTAATAGACTGCTAAACTTTTCCCCAcagttttcatatattttagaacTCTGCTGACTTTTTAGCTGAATATATGTGTAATTCCTTTGATTACACACctattttattcattcttgagAAAGTTTCATGAAAAaatcttttgtttaaaatatgtgCAATTAtgccaaatttaaaaaatgaagaatttaaaataagtatttcTTGAGAATTATGAGTAGTCTTAATGGGCTAAAGAATTCTGTTACTCCCAGTGAAAATACACAAatttattagcataaaaacaaaacaaaaattaataaaaagcttGATCAATAGCTCAGCAGTACAATACTTGTTGCCAATTCTGGCAAACTGAGTTAGAACCCCAGGACCTACTTGGTGGAAGGAGACTGACCCCTCCAGCAGTATTTTTTCTGACCTGTACACCATGGTATGTAACCACCatcaatcaaaataataaatgaaaaaaaccctaaaaaattaatggaaaataaaagaaaaatgtaaattttacaaAACTTctacagtttatttttaaattaatattgttGCATACCTTTATTCCTGACTTCCAGATGCCAACTGATTATAGCTATTTTCTATAATTGAAACCTTGAACAGctaatgtgggagtcccctctgtgtgctgtgattaccattaatgaataaaaaaactgccttggcctattgatagggcagagcttaggtaggcagggaggactaaactgaatgctgggagaaagaagggcagagtcagggagatgccgaatctttgctggtaagtcaaatgtggtgatatacagattaatataaatgggttaaattactataagagttacccaataagaaagcagagctaatgggccaagtagtgatttaattagtacaatttctgtgtgattatttcagttttggGCACATGGGACAAACAAGAGGCCTGCTGCTACAAACAGGACATTAAATCAACTTTTCCTCCTCTAAAGTAAGGATGAGTGTGCAAGGCCATCATGAAAGTATGTGGCCTTTTTGTCCTTCTGACAATGTTGGATATAGATttctgaatatataaaataaagggaaaatttccacatatatatgacatattaTACCTtaccttttaattaaaattgaaaagtcTAGTGACTCCTACAACCCTCAGCCTGCAGAGGATAGATTGACTTCAAGCTTGTTGGTTCTGTTCCTTCCGTATCTGTCTTTCCATTCTGATGTACAGGCTCCAATCCAAGCAGGTTGTTTCTTTGTGAATGAAGACTCTGAAAAGATTATGTCTCAATTTTACCAATTAAACATAGTTCAAAACTCTagatttttaatgtttgtaaCTAATAATAATTCATCTTATACATTTGCCAAATGCTAATATATGTA
The Chionomys nivalis chromosome 3, mChiNiv1.1, whole genome shotgun sequence genome window above contains:
- the LOC130871677 gene encoding olfactory receptor 5AC1-like, with the protein product MMEVNRTLLTEFVFRGITDRPELQVPLFLVFFFIYVITMVGNLGLIFLIWKDPHLHTPMYFFLGNLAFADACTSSSVTPKMLMKFSNKNDMISMGECFAQFYFFCFSATTEIFLLVAMAYDRYVAICNPLHYTVVMSKRLCTVLISVSYIIGFLNPIVHVGLLFRLTFCRSNIIDHFYCEIMPIYTISCTDPSLNALVAFIFASSIQISTSVTIVVSYARVLFAVLNMKSKKGRKKAFFTCSAHLLSVSLFYGTLLFMYVSPGSGSGKHQDKMYSLFYTVVIPLLNPFIYSLRNKEVLSALKRVMK